TCGGCGAAGATGGCGGTCACCGGGCACTCGGGCTCGCACAGGCCGCAGTCGATGCACTCATCCGGGTGGATGAAGAGCATGTCATACGTTTTGCCCTCGGCGTCGGTGAAGACGCCCTCGTGTATACAGTCCACCGGGCAGACGGTCACGCATGCCTTGTCCTTCACACCGATGCATGGCTCGCATATCACGTACGCCATCGCGCTCATCTCCTTCAGGTATAGGGGTCACTCCCTCCCACTACTATACCCGTGGACATGCGCCTTCGCGATGCGGCGGAGGCGGGCCCGGCCGCGCGTCGGCAGGGCCGCCTGACCGGTAACGCGGGTCGAGCAAACCCTCGATCGCGGCCTGCAGGACGCCGGTGCCGTGCCGGACGGCTTCGCGCCCGCGAAGCCCGCCGGCGAGCTCGGTTGCGGCGATCGGCTTGCCGAAGTGCAC
This portion of the Chthonomonadales bacterium genome encodes:
- a CDS encoding ferredoxin family protein, whose product is MAYVICEPCIGVKDKACVTVCPVDCIHEGVFTDAEGKTYDMLFIHPDECIDCGLCEPECPVTAIFADSDVPKQWEPYTEINADFFRSR